Proteins from one Coffea arabica cultivar ET-39 chromosome 8c, Coffea Arabica ET-39 HiFi, whole genome shotgun sequence genomic window:
- the LOC140003927 gene encoding uncharacterized protein gives MADFSFLSDSDNEKAVDDLLSETMDEAVLEQISAINCSGFTDSNLPAHLETRFQKLKSFPSANSKPNTYSPHSHSASASVFKNSKNDEDSVEEKDFKENINSGFGSIPSKSLSFSNKDEIFQDSKKNPDWRKGLKAKSETEFLSATSDSFDFSAENEFFPSSKKIPSGKNRKELKSPSGSSPLPSDSSSEALSPPQKSGCLWCSPRKSSCKKNKENRVLNVSLDWGKNDEVLTDLNTFSGKNQQKLLKKAMKEEEEINKEAEKIVKWAKQASARMEISCIEDDLSDNESFK, from the coding sequence atggctgaTTTCTCATTCCTTTCTGATAGTGATAATGAGAAAGCGGTGGATGATTTACTCTCTGAAACAATGGATGAAGCCGTTCTTGAACAGATTTCAGCCATAAATTGCTCTGGATTCACTGATTCAAACCTTCCTGCTCACTTGGAAACCCGGTTTCAAAAGCTCAAATCTTTCCCATCGGCAAATTCAAAGCCTAATACGTATTCACCTCACAGCCACTCTGCTTCCGCGTCAGTCTTCAAGAACTCAAAAAATGATGAAGATTCAGTTGAGGAAAAGGATTTCAAGGAGAATATAaattcagggtttggttcaatCCCATCAAAATCATTGAGTTTTTCTAACAAAGATGAGATTTTTCAGGATTCTAAGAAAAACCCTGACTGGAGAAAGGGTTTAAAGGCAAAGTCAGAAACCGAATTTTTATCAGCTACTTCGGATTCATTTGATTTTTCTgctgaaaatgagttttttccCTCTTCCAAGAAAATCCCGTCTGGGAAAAATAGGAAGGAATTGAAATCTCCTTCAGGGTCTTCTCCACTGCCCTCTGATTCTTCAAGTGAGGCATTGTCTCCGCCTCAGAAAAGTGGCTGTTTGTGGTGTTCTCCCAGGAAGTCTTCCTGCAAAAAGAATAAGGAGAACAGGGTTTTAAATGTAAGCCTTGATTGGGGGAAGAATGATGAGGTTTTAACAGATTTGAATACTTTCTCAGGAAAAAACCAGCAGAAATTGCTTAAGAAAGCTATGAAGGAAGAGGAGGAAATCAATAAAGAGGCTGAGAAAATTGTTAAGTGGGCAAAGCAAGCCTCTGCCAGGATGGAGATTTCCTGCATTGAAGATGATCTCAGTGACAATGAGAGTTTCAAATGA